A portion of the Etheostoma cragini isolate CJK2018 chromosome 13, CSU_Ecrag_1.0, whole genome shotgun sequence genome contains these proteins:
- the pou2f3 gene encoding POU domain, class 2, transcription factor 3: MSADTLEQSEAPTEQAEQNGINFNRQIKTEEINDSPHSAATLKTCHLSQSSPLPGGQLSGELTSLHTMQQLVLMPPSHLSSQSPFLLSQSPTSHQALLQQNLLSLPCQSQTSLLQHQPGLALTPQAMSRSGLAGPSMENHMDMSHLQMPKHMSVPPQEEPSDLEELEQFAKAFKQRRIKLGFTQGDVGLAMGKLYGNDFSQTTISRFEALNLSFKNMCKLKPLLEKWLSDAENSPSDSLSNPTSLPPLIEGYGRKRKKRTSIETNIKQTLEKRFLDNPKPNSEEITLISEQLGMEKEVVRVWFCNRRQKEKRIYCPVTSLSVKSHSYNSRMVSTSRSYSPLASGGVSSNSSPNSASREASPNNLSTASVSLTSQVNPASYSSPGSWYRTWNPAAYHH; this comes from the exons AGCAGAACGGAATCAACTTCAATCGACAA ATAAAGACAGAGGAGATTAATGACTCGCCTCATTCAGCGGCCACACTGAAGACATGTCATCTGTCACAGAGCTCTCCATTGCCTGGAGGTCAGCTGTCTggg GAGCTCACCTCTCTCCACACCATGCAGCAGCTGGTTCTGATGCCACCGTCTCACCTGTCATCTCAATCCCCCTTCCTGCTCTCGCAGAGCCCCACCAGCCACCAAG CTCTTTTGCAGCAGAATCTGCTGTCCCTTCCCTGCCAGAGTCAAACTAGTCTCCTTCAGCATCAACCTGGACTGGCTCTGACTCCACAG GCTATGAGTCGCTCTGGTCTGGCAGGACCGTCTATGGAGAACCACATGGACATGTCCCACCTGCAGATGCCCAAACACATGTCTGTACCACCACAGGAGGAACCCAGTGACCTGGAAGAACTGGAGCAGTTTGCTAAAGCGTTCAAACAAAGACGCATCAAACTGGGCTTCACTCAG gGAGACGTGGGCCTTGCCATGGGAAAACTGTACGGGAATGATTTCAGCCAGACCACAATCTCTCGCTTTGAGGCTCTCAACCTCAGCTTCAAGAACATGTGCAAGCTCAAACCTCTGCTGGAGAAATGGCTGAGTGATGCAG AGAACTCCCCCTCTGACTCCCTGAGCAACCCCACCTCTCTGCCGCCCCTGATCGAGGGCTACGGCCGCAAACGGAAAAAGAGGACAAGCATTGAAACCAACATCAAGCAGACTCTGGAGAAAAGATTCCTCGAC AACCCCAAGCCCAACTCCGAGGAGATAACCCTGATCTCAGAGCAGCTAGGCATGGAGAAGGAGGTGGTTCGGGTTTGGTTCTGTAATCGGCGTCAGAAGGAGAAGAGGATCTACTGCCCGGTGACTAGTTTATCGGTCAAATCTCACAGCTACAACTCCAGAATG GTCTCAACATCCAGATCTTACAGCCCGCTGGCTTCAGGTGGAG TTTCATCAAATTCTTCTCCAAACAGTGCAAGCCGCGAAGCTTCTCCCAACAATCTGTCCACAGCCTCCGTCTCTTTAACGTCTCAGGTCAACCCAGCTTCCTACAGCTCACCCGG GTCCTGGTATCGCACATGGAACCCTGCTGCGTATCATCACTGA
- the slc37a2 gene encoding glucose-6-phosphate exchanger SLC37A2: MKSSLAPGIRFTTSFSRDSWYRGFILFLTFLFYTAYHLSRKPISIVKSELHRNCSTVIRPAGFNLTDNATWCDWAPFDRDNYKTLFGVLDNSFLVAYAIGMFFSGMFGERLPLRYYLSFGMLGSGLFTCLFGLGFFWNIHSLGYYAFIQVMNGLMQTTGWPAVVACVGNWFGKGKRGLIMGVWNSHTSVGNILGSLIAGAFVSSAWGMSFIVPGLIIASTGILCFFFLVEKPEDVNCTPPQHHSEQESGEKEPLLQNSSHVDRMGNGSITTEPADVVAVEEHPEAISFCGALSIPGVVEFSLCLLFAKLVSYTFLYWLPLYISNVAHFEAKQAGDMSTLFDVGGIMGGIAAGLVSDYTGGRATTCCVMLIAAAPMLFLYNYIGQRNIGTTVGMLLLCGGLVNGPYALITTAVSADLGTHESLRGNSRALSTVTAIIDGTGSIGAAVGPLLAGLISPTGWNNVFYMLISADILACLFLTRLVFKEAQGWCGRTPRARGFKEI; this comes from the exons atgaagtcgTCCCTGGCTCCTGGCATACGATTTACCACGTCTTTTTCTCGAGATAGCTG GTATCGCGGCTTCATTCTTTTCCTCACCTTCCTCTTCTACACGGCCTACCATCTGTCTCGGAAACCTATCAGCATTGTTAAG AGTGAGCTTCACAGAAACTGTTCCACAGTCATTCGGCCAGCAGGCTTTAACTTAACCGATAATGCGACATGGTGTGACTGGGCACCCTTTG ACCGGGACAACTATAAGACGCTGTTTGGGGTCTTGGATAACTCCTTCCTGGTTGCCTATGCTATCGGCATGTTTTTCAG TGGGATGTTTGGAGAGCGCCTCCCTCTGCGTTACTACCTGAGTTTTGGTATGCTAGGGAGTGGATTGTTCACATGTCTGTTCGGCCTCGGCTTCTTCTGGAACATCCACTCGTTAGGGTACTACGCCTTCATCCAG GTCATGAACGGGCTAATGCAGACCACCGGTTGGCCTGCAGTGGTGGCATGTGTCGGCAACTGGTTTGGAAAGGGGAA GCGAGGGTTAATCATGGGTGTCTGGAACTCCCACACCTCAGTGGGGAACATCTTGGGCTCCCTTATCGCAGGAGCCTTCGTGTCCTCGGCGTGGGGAATGTCCTTCATCGTCCCTGGACTCATCATCGCCTCCACTGGGATCCTGTGCTTCTTCTTCCTGGTTGAGA AACCCGAAGACGTCAACTGCACTCCTCCTCAGCACCAT AGCGAACAGGAGAGCGGCGAGAAGGAGCCTCTCCTGCAGAACTCGTCCCATGTTGACCGAATGGGCAACGGTTCCATCACCACTGAGCCTGCAGACGTTGTTGCTGTTGAGGAGCACCCTGAGGCCATCAGCTTCTGTGGGGCTCTCAGTATACCT GGAGTGGTGGagttctctctctgcctgctgTTCGCCAAGCTGGTCAGCTACACTTTCCTCTACTGGCTTCCTCTCTACATCTCAAATGTTG CCCATTTTGAGGCTAAACAAGCGGGAGACATGTCGACACTGTTTGATGTAGGAGGAATCATGG GAGGCATCGCGGCAGGCCTGGTGTCTGACTACACAGGTGGGAGAGCAACAACTTGCTGCGTCATGTTGATTGCTGCTGCCCCAATG CTTTTCCTCTATAATTACATCGGACAAAGGAACATCGGTACCACAGTCG GGATGCTGCTGTTGTGTGGAGGCCTGGTGAACGGACCGTACGCCCTCATCACTACTGCTGTATCTGCTGACCTG GGAACACACGAGAGTCTGAGAGGAAACTCCAGGGCGTTGTCAACGGTGACGGCAATTATTGACGGCACTGGTTCAATAG GAGCTGCGGTGGGTCCTCTGTTGGCCGGTTTGATCTCTCCCACCGGATGGAACAACGTCTTCTACATGCTCATCTCGGCCGACATCTTGGCCTGCCTG TTTTTGACCAGGCTCGTTTTCAAAGAAGCTCAGGGTTGGTGTGGACGTACCCCCCGAGCCAGAGG GTTCAAAGAAATCTGA